In a genomic window of Melanotaenia boesemani isolate fMelBoe1 chromosome 1, fMelBoe1.pri, whole genome shotgun sequence:
- the tmem9b gene encoding transmembrane protein 9B, whose protein sequence is MKSVFVTEFLCLTCFVLLSQVAAKNSEDIRCKCICPPYRDIEGQIYKQNVSLKDCNCLHVVEPMPVDGKDVEAYCLRCECKYEERSSGTIKATIIMYLSILGLLLLYMVYLTLLEPMLKRRLFGHSQLIQSDDDVGDQQPFANAHNVLSRSHSRPNMLNKVEHAQQRWRRQVQEQRKSVFDRHVVLS, encoded by the exons ATGAAGTCTGTTTTTGTAACTGAGTTTCTCTGCTTGacgtgttttgttttgttaagccAGGTGGCAGCGAAG AATTCAGAGGACATCCGCTGTAAATGCATCTGTCCACCGTACAGAGACATTGAAGGACAGATctacaaacaaaatgtttctcTCAAAGACTG taATTGTCTCCATGTGGTTGAACCGATGCCGGTGGACGGGAAAGATGTGGAGGCTTACTGTTTGCGCTGTGAGTGTAAATATGAAGAGAGAAGCTCTGGAACAATAAAG GCTACCATCATAATGTATCTCTCCATTTTGGGCCTGTTGCTGCTCTACATGGTGTATTTGACTCTCCTGGAGCCCATGTTGAAGAGGCGGCTGTTTGGACATTCGCAGCTTATTCagagtgatgatgatgttggg gaCCAGCAGCCTTTTGCCAACGCTCACAATGTTCTGTCACGTTCACACTCCCGACCCAACATGCTGAACAAAGTGGAGCATGCCCAGCAGCGCTGGAGGAGGCAAGTCCAGGAGCAGAGGAAATCTGTGTTCGACCGCCATGTCGTACTGAGTTAA